The DNA sequence TAAACCGGTTAATCTGACGGATCACAAGAGCTCGCGGCTCTGCTGGTGGGTCGGATAGTGAACCGCTTCACTTCATGGGTCCTGTCCGGGTCGGGCGGACCGCACGCGGGAGACTGGTCGGGTGGGCAGGAACGGGACGGGGGCCGGCCGGGTCACGCTGGCGACGATCGCCGAGGCGCTCGGTGTCTCCCGGGCGACGGTGTCGAACGCCTACAACCGTCCGGACAGGCTCAGTGCCCAGTTGCGGGCACAGGTGCTCCGCAAGGCCCACGAGCTGGGCTACGCCGGGCCGAACCCGGTCGCGGCGACCCTCGCGCGGGGGCGGATCGCGGCGATCGGCGTCGTCCTGGAGGACCCGATGTCGTTCGCCTTCGCCGATCCCGCGGCCTCCCTGTTGCTGCAGGGCATCAGCGAGGTCTGCGGGCAGCAGGACTCCGCGCTGGTCCTGATCCCCGGCCCGAGCGGGCCGATCGCGCGGGTCGCCCTGGTGGACGGGGTCATCTGCTACTGCGACCTGCCCGACGGGGCCGCGCTGGAGACGATCCGGGAACGCAGGCTCCCGTTCGTCGTCGTGGACGGCCCCGCGCACGACGGCGCCGGGCACGTGGGCATCGACGACCGGTCCGCGGCCCACGCCGCCGCACGTCACCTGCTCGACCTCGGGCACCGCCGGTTCGGCGTCGTCGCCATGCCGATGCACCCCGACGGGTGGGAGGGTCGCCCGTCGCCCGAGCGGGAGGCCACCGCCCACTTCCTGGGCACCCGTCGACGTATGGCCGGGTACCGGGACGCGCTCGCCGAGGCCGACCTCGGTCACGACGCGGCGGTCGTGGAGGAGCGGGCCCCCTACGGCCGGGACGCGGGCCGGCGGGCCGCCCACGTGCTGCTCGCGCGCGACCCCCGGCCGACCGCGGTGCTGGCGATGAGCGACGAGCTCGCCCTCGGGGTGCTCGACGCGGCCCTGTCGCTCGGGCTGGACGTGCCGGGGGATCTGTCGGTGGTCGGTTTCGACGACGTCCCGGGAGCGGCACTCGCGCGGCCGGCGCTGACGACCGTCCGGCAGCCGCACCGGGAGAAGGGCAGTGCGGCCGCGTCGATGCTGCTGCCGGGCCCCGTCCGGAAGGACCCGCTGGTCCTGCCCACCGACCTGGTGGTCCGGGGCTCGACCGGGCCCCGCCGGCCCTGAGCGTTCACCGGTGGTGTCCGGGACGGGAGCCCGGTGTCCACCCCAGCTCCGCCGACACCGCCGCGGCGGCGGCCGCGGTCGCCCGGCCCACCTCGTCGAACCGGCCGTCCAGGCGCGTGACCGGCCCGGACACGTTGAGTGCGGCGACCACCCGGCCGCGGAAGTCACGCACCGGTGCCGACACCCCGGCCACGCCCGGCTCGAACTCCTCGTGCGACTCGGCCCAGCCGTGCTCGGCGGCCTCCCGGATCGCCCGCCACAGCTGCGGGACCGTCCGCACCCGCGAACGCGGGTAGTCCGGCACCAGGTCCTCGACGGCGCCGAAGCGTACGAACAGCTCGTCGGGGGTGGCGTCGGAGAGCAGCACCCGGCCTGCCGAGGTGCACGGCAGCGGCGCGCGCCTGCCCTCCCAGCCGGTCGTGCGGAACGAGTGCCCGGACACCGTCCGCGCCGTCAGCAGTGCGTCGTCGCGCAGCACGCACAGGTGCACGGTCTCCTCGGTCGCGGCGGCCAGCCGGTGCAGCACCGGTTCGGCGACGGCCGTCAGCCGGCTGTCCGTCCCCCGCGCGGCCAGGGAGAACAGCCGCCATCCCAGCCGGTAGACGAGCGTGTCCTCGTCCCGCTCGACCAGTCCCGCGTCGGCGAGGGCCCGCAGCGCGCGCGAGACCTGGCTCTTCTCCCGCCCGGTCAGCCGGGCGACGGCGGTGACGCCCAGCCCGTCGGTGTGCACGGCCTCGTCCGACGCCAGTGCCTCCAGCAGCGCGACGTCGCGGCCGAGCCCGTAGCCGTTGTGCACCCCGGCCACGCTAGTACCGGTTGCCCTGAGCGCAACGATGATCTCGATTCCCGGCCGGACCTGGCGCGGCCGCGCGGACGTCGGAGATTCTGCGCTCAACCGGCTCGGGGCGCACCGCCCCCGATCGCGCCCCGAGCCGGAACCAGCTCCCGACACGATCCCGGACCTGATGAAGATCACCGACATCACGCTGGACCGGGTGCGGCTCCCGCTGGACCCGCCGCTGCGCGCCGCCTGGGACCCCGATCCCCGCACCGTGTTCGACGCGACGATCGTCCGCGTCCACACCGACGACGGCGTCGTCGGCATCGGTTCCGGCGACACGATGGACGGCTTCGACGCCTACCGGCACCTCTTCGTCGGCACCGACCCGCTCGCGATCGCCCGGCACGTCCGCGCGATCGAGACCTGCGCGCTGCACGGCGGTCACTACTGGCCGCTGGAGGCGGCGCTGTGGGACCTCGCGGGCAAGGTCGCCGGACTGCCCGTCGCGACCCTGTTCGGCGGCACGTACGAGGCCGTGCCCGCCTACGCGTCGTTCTGCGTGCTGCGCCCGCCCGCCGAGCGCGCCGAGGTGGCGCACCGGGTCGCCGAGGAGGGCTTCCGCGCGGTCAAGATCCGGGTCGACCGGGACCGCGCCGAGGAGGGCGTCGCCGCCGTCGCCGCGGTGCGGCAGGCGCTCGGCGCGGATTTCGCGATCATGGTGGACCTCAACCAGGCGTGGCGGATGGCCGGCGACGTCGCCCCCGCCACCGACCTCGCCGCTACCCGGCGCCTCGTCCGGCGGCTCGCCGAGCTGGACGTGTTCTGGGTCGAGGAGCCCCTGCCCTACGCCGACGCCGACGGCATGCGCACCCTGCGCGCCGACAACCCGGGACTGCGGATCGCGGCGGGGGAGATGCAGCGCTCCTTCGGCGAGCTGCTGCGCCTGCTCGACGGCGACGCGCTCGACGTGTACCAGCCCGACGTCGTCCTGGCGGCCGGCATGAGCCGGGTCCGCACGCTGGCCGAGCTCGCGTTGCTGCGCCACCGCGCGTTCACCCCGCACAGCTGGACCAACGGCATCGGCGTGCTCGCGAACCTGCACGTCAGTGCCGGCGTCGGCGGCGGACCGTACTTCGAGTTCCCCTACGACCCGCCGGACTGGACACCGGCGCGTCGCGACTTCCCGCTGGCGCAGCCCCTGACCGTCGGCGACGACGGCATGCTGGCGGTCCCGAGCACCCCCGGCCTCGGGTTCACCCTCGACGAGGAGGCGATCGCACGGTGGCGGGTCCGGTGAACGGGTTCACGGTCGAGGCGACCTGCGCCCTGGAGTTCGGTCCCGGCGAGGTCGCCCGGGTCCCCGCGCTGGTCGACGGGCTCGGTGGGACGGCGGCGTTCGTCGTCACCGATGCCGGGCTGCGCGCCACCGGCATCGTCGACCGGGTCGTCGGCGACCTCACCGCGGCCGGGCTGCGGACCGAGGTGTTCGACGGCATCGGCCCCAACCCGTCGACGACGGCCGTCGAGCACGGCGCGACGACGCTGCGCGCGTTCGGCTCCTGCGTGGTCGTCGCGATCGGCGGCGGCTCGGTGCTCGACGCGGCCAAGGGCATCGCGCTGCTCGCGACCCACCACGGCGCCCGTGCCACCGACGACCTGTGGTCCTCTCCGACCCCCGGGCTGCCGCTGGTCGCGGTCCCCACCACGGCCGGGACGGGCGCGGAGACCAACGGGTTCGGCGTCGTCGAGGACACCTGCGCCAAGCGGAAGGTCTATCTGGGCCACGCCTCGGTCCGGCCGCGCGTCGCGGTCCTCGACCCGGAGCTGACCGCCGGCCTGCCACCCGCGGCGACGGCCGCGACCGGCTTCGACGCGCTCGTCCACGGCGTCGAGTCGCTCGCCTCCCGCGGCGCCAACCCGGTCTCCGACGCCGCCGCGGCGCAGGCCGTCGCGCTGGTGGGCCGGTGGCTGCCCGTCGCCGTCGACGACGGCGCCGACCTCGAGGCCCGCGCGCAGCTGCTGCTCGGCGCGCACCTGGCGGGCCAGGCGCTGACCGTCTCCGGGCTCGGCCTGGTCCACGGCATCGCGCACGCGGTCACCGCGCACACGGGCACCCCGCACGGGGTCGCGCTCGCGTCGGTGAACGAGCAGGTCATGCGCTGGAGCGCCGCCGCCGCGGCGCAGGCGTACACCCGGGCCGGAGCCGCGCTGGGGACCGGCGACGCCGTGGCCGGGATCGCCGCGCTCGTCGAGGGCATCGGTGTCCGGCGCCCGCTGCACGAGCTCGGCGTGGACCGGGAGCTGTTGCCGGTGCTGGCGGCCGCCGCCGTCGTGGACCCGGTGACGGCCAACGCGCCGCGGACACCGACCGAGGACGACGTGCGGGAGATCCTCGACGCGGCCTGGTGACTCAGAGCCGCGCCGCCACCGCAGCGACGAACGCCTCCAGGTCGG is a window from the Pseudonocardia sp. HH130629-09 genome containing:
- a CDS encoding IclR family transcriptional regulator, coding for MHNGYGLGRDVALLEALASDEAVHTDGLGVTAVARLTGREKSQVSRALRALADAGLVERDEDTLVYRLGWRLFSLAARGTDSRLTAVAEPVLHRLAAATEETVHLCVLRDDALLTARTVSGHSFRTTGWEGRRAPLPCTSAGRVLLSDATPDELFVRFGAVEDLVPDYPRSRVRTVPQLWRAIREAAEHGWAESHEEFEPGVAGVSAPVRDFRGRVVAALNVSGPVTRLDGRFDEVGRATAAAAAAVSAELGWTPGSRPGHHR
- a CDS encoding iron-containing alcohol dehydrogenase family protein yields the protein MNGFTVEATCALEFGPGEVARVPALVDGLGGTAAFVVTDAGLRATGIVDRVVGDLTAAGLRTEVFDGIGPNPSTTAVEHGATTLRAFGSCVVVAIGGGSVLDAAKGIALLATHHGARATDDLWSSPTPGLPLVAVPTTAGTGAETNGFGVVEDTCAKRKVYLGHASVRPRVAVLDPELTAGLPPAATAATGFDALVHGVESLASRGANPVSDAAAAQAVALVGRWLPVAVDDGADLEARAQLLLGAHLAGQALTVSGLGLVHGIAHAVTAHTGTPHGVALASVNEQVMRWSAAAAAQAYTRAGAALGTGDAVAGIAALVEGIGVRRPLHELGVDRELLPVLAAAAVVDPVTANAPRTPTEDDVREILDAAW
- a CDS encoding LacI family DNA-binding transcriptional regulator, whose amino-acid sequence is MGRNGTGAGRVTLATIAEALGVSRATVSNAYNRPDRLSAQLRAQVLRKAHELGYAGPNPVAATLARGRIAAIGVVLEDPMSFAFADPAASLLLQGISEVCGQQDSALVLIPGPSGPIARVALVDGVICYCDLPDGAALETIRERRLPFVVVDGPAHDGAGHVGIDDRSAAHAAARHLLDLGHRRFGVVAMPMHPDGWEGRPSPEREATAHFLGTRRRMAGYRDALAEADLGHDAAVVEERAPYGRDAGRRAAHVLLARDPRPTAVLAMSDELALGVLDAALSLGLDVPGDLSVVGFDDVPGAALARPALTTVRQPHREKGSAAASMLLPGPVRKDPLVLPTDLVVRGSTGPRRP
- a CDS encoding mandelate racemase/muconate lactonizing enzyme family protein; translated protein: MKITDITLDRVRLPLDPPLRAAWDPDPRTVFDATIVRVHTDDGVVGIGSGDTMDGFDAYRHLFVGTDPLAIARHVRAIETCALHGGHYWPLEAALWDLAGKVAGLPVATLFGGTYEAVPAYASFCVLRPPAERAEVAHRVAEEGFRAVKIRVDRDRAEEGVAAVAAVRQALGADFAIMVDLNQAWRMAGDVAPATDLAATRRLVRRLAELDVFWVEEPLPYADADGMRTLRADNPGLRIAAGEMQRSFGELLRLLDGDALDVYQPDVVLAAGMSRVRTLAELALLRHRAFTPHSWTNGIGVLANLHVSAGVGGGPYFEFPYDPPDWTPARRDFPLAQPLTVGDDGMLAVPSTPGLGFTLDEEAIARWRVR